Within the Maledivibacter sp. genome, the region CTATAGGTTATCTGACTATATCCGTACTAACTATTCAAATGATATATATTATTTTTTTAGATTTATTAGACAATCAAGCTTTCCAGTACTACTTATAATAATTGGAGTATTTTTACTAAAGAAGGCTAAAGCTCAGAAATAAGATTGGGGGTAAGGGCTGTTTCTAAATATATTTAGGAACAGTTTTTCTTTATTTGGGAAGGACGATTGTATATAAAATAGAATAATACAAAATAGAAATATAGAAAGAGGGAATATAAAATGGGTGAATTAAATAAACTTCCAAACATAGGAAAAGCCTTGGAGAAAAGGCTAAATGAAGTAGATATAGTTACAAAGGATGAACTATTGAGCTTAGGCAGTAAAGAAGCCTTTAAGAAATTAAGAGAAGTAGATGGAGGAGCATGTCTTAATTCATTATGTGCATTGGAAGGGGCAGTTCAGGGAATTAGATGGCATTATTTACCCAAAGAGGTTAAGAATGATTTAAAGGAGTTCTTA harbors:
- a CDS encoding TfoX/Sxy family protein; its protein translation is MGELNKLPNIGKALEKRLNEVDIVTKDELLSLGSKEAFKKLREVDGGACLNSLCALEGAVQGIRWHYLPKEVKNDLKEFLNSLEV